A region from the Solibacillus sp. FSL H8-0523 genome encodes:
- a CDS encoding ATP-grasp domain-containing protein: protein MYTKQALGKKDIKNKFTISLILLKFTFHTRRPTMIFLNTTYVSPLLEQTLLENNVAIYDTQRQIFLKTTQEQKTAILNSEDAFSAYKIHFPDTKTTKLAELLKNKISFRKHLATQQSDFFFKEITFAELHTVDANTFPYPLIIKPAIGYSSLGVYRINHADHFKHICDTLKETMLLTMNLSHLNEQLFLIESFIPGQEFAIDMYYNEELEPVVLNVFTRLFKDAHDMSDRIYYTSKETLESYLAPITEYLTKLRTIFQIEESLPLHIELRIDGFGKIMPIEINPLRFAGEGTTELGHFAYNVNPYDYFFNNKQPNWQVLVEQMDDAIYCFTCAVLDTPLSDAFEIDHSELKKHFHQLLEYRHLPKEVGATFAVIFYKCDTLEALQPILTLDFDAFLTLKQQQGVTNA, encoded by the coding sequence ATGTATACTAAACAAGCTTTAGGTAAAAAGGATATTAAAAACAAATTTACCATTAGTCTTATTTTACTAAAATTTACATTTCACACAAGGAGACCTACTATGATTTTTTTGAATACAACTTATGTTTCACCTTTACTTGAACAAACGTTGCTCGAAAATAATGTTGCGATTTATGATACGCAGCGACAAATATTTTTAAAAACAACACAAGAACAAAAGACAGCCATTTTAAATTCAGAAGATGCATTTTCCGCCTACAAAATTCATTTTCCTGATACTAAAACAACAAAGCTAGCTGAGTTATTAAAAAACAAGATTTCTTTTCGAAAGCATTTAGCAACACAGCAATCCGATTTTTTCTTTAAAGAAATAACGTTTGCAGAACTCCATACCGTTGACGCTAACACATTTCCTTATCCATTAATTATTAAGCCTGCTATTGGTTATTCAAGCTTAGGCGTATATCGCATCAATCATGCTGACCATTTTAAACATATTTGCGACACACTAAAAGAAACCATGCTCCTCACAATGAATCTATCTCACTTAAATGAGCAGCTATTCTTAATAGAGAGCTTCATACCCGGACAAGAATTTGCTATAGATATGTACTATAACGAGGAACTTGAACCAGTTGTTTTAAATGTTTTTACACGCTTATTTAAGGATGCACACGATATGAGCGACCGGATTTATTACACTTCAAAGGAAACATTGGAATCTTATTTAGCACCTATCACCGAGTATTTAACAAAACTCAGAACTATTTTTCAAATAGAAGAGTCCTTACCCCTACATATTGAGCTAAGAATTGATGGATTTGGAAAAATTATGCCTATTGAAATTAACCCACTACGTTTTGCAGGTGAAGGGACAACCGAGCTTGGGCATTTTGCTTATAACGTCAATCCGTACGACTACTTCTTCAATAACAAACAGCCTAACTGGCAAGTTTTAGTTGAACAAATGGATGATGCAATTTATTGTTTCACCTGCGCGGTACTAGATACCCCGCTTTCAGATGCTTTTGAAATCGATCATAGCGAGCTTAAAAAGCACTTTCATCAGCTACTGGAATATCGTCACTTACCAAAGGAAGTTGGCGCTACATTTGCAGTAATTTTCTACAAATGCGACACACTTGAAGCACTGCAGCCTATATTAACGCTGGACTTCGATGCTTTTTTAACACTAAAACAACAACAAGGAGTTACTAATGCTTAA
- a CDS encoding methyl-accepting chemotaxis protein — translation MLKNRKSLKTKILLSIISILLLSTTIFTAILFNVSNNLIEKYILPQYQENLVLHMNNFNELFPADLVNQAKENEEQYAELLARTNDFQKELEIENAYIMSKVDGEEVILVLGNADEYLTPLAFTPDQAQALHTEDLILSEIYEDDYGKHISTFLQIPGTDSVLGLDADADFISDMNTTLLFLALSIAVLTMIIGAILAIFVARSIVNPIKNLVAHTEQVAQGDLTKTLASETKDEIGRLVTSFSIMQQQLQTTLGHVNETAQHVAGGAETLQQSVSQVTETTTHVSSAIQEIAANTEQVSSDAKQTLAFVSAFTNQINAISKTTTHLTNEAIHASNVAIDGKDSIQKSVEGIDIISQTAKTSLTITEKMNTRAQEVSQITKIISSISDQINLLALNAAIEAARAGEYGKGFAVVSDEIRSLAEQSAKSASSISTLIGEMQSDSHNTVVAITNVVTKIDEESSTIYNAGETFKDISSLVNTIKNDIQSVTATIQQMSSSSQQLVDTTNITVDALQVTNNNSQSIAASMQEQSASTEEMLSITVELNDLINHLTQQIRHFKL, via the coding sequence ATGCTTAAAAACAGAAAATCTTTAAAAACAAAAATCTTATTGTCTATTATAAGTATTCTATTACTATCAACTACGATTTTCACGGCCATTTTGTTTAACGTTTCAAATAACTTAATTGAAAAATACATTTTGCCCCAATACCAAGAAAATTTAGTACTGCATATGAATAACTTTAATGAGCTATTTCCTGCAGACTTAGTCAATCAGGCAAAAGAAAATGAAGAACAATACGCAGAGCTGTTAGCGCGTACAAATGATTTCCAAAAAGAACTTGAAATTGAAAACGCGTATATTATGAGTAAGGTAGACGGTGAAGAGGTTATTTTAGTACTAGGTAATGCCGATGAGTATTTAACACCACTTGCCTTTACACCCGATCAAGCACAGGCATTACATACAGAGGATTTAATTTTAAGTGAGATTTACGAGGATGATTACGGGAAGCACATTTCAACTTTCCTACAAATTCCCGGGACCGATTCTGTTTTAGGGCTTGATGCAGATGCGGACTTTATTAGTGATATGAATACCACTCTGTTATTTTTAGCTCTTTCAATTGCTGTTCTGACAATGATCATCGGTGCAATTTTAGCAATCTTTGTTGCTCGATCAATTGTGAACCCAATCAAAAATCTTGTTGCCCACACTGAGCAAGTCGCACAGGGTGACTTAACAAAAACACTTGCTAGTGAAACAAAAGATGAAATCGGTCGTTTAGTAACAAGCTTTAGTATCATGCAACAGCAACTACAAACAACACTTGGTCATGTCAACGAGACCGCACAGCACGTTGCCGGTGGTGCCGAAACATTACAGCAGAGCGTCAGCCAAGTGACAGAAACAACAACCCATGTTTCAAGCGCCATTCAAGAAATTGCAGCAAACACCGAGCAGGTTTCCTCAGACGCCAAACAAACATTAGCATTTGTCTCTGCCTTTACGAATCAAATTAATGCAATTTCTAAAACAACGACACACTTAACAAATGAAGCGATTCATGCTTCAAATGTAGCGATAGATGGAAAAGATAGCATCCAAAAATCTGTAGAGGGCATTGATATCATTAGTCAAACTGCCAAAACATCATTAACGATTACAGAAAAAATGAACACACGCGCACAGGAAGTTAGTCAAATCACAAAAATCATTTCTAGTATTTCTGATCAAATTAACTTACTTGCCCTAAATGCTGCCATCGAAGCAGCACGCGCTGGTGAATACGGGAAAGGCTTCGCAGTCGTATCCGATGAAATCCGTTCACTAGCCGAGCAATCTGCAAAATCAGCTAGCAGTATTTCAACGCTAATTGGTGAAATGCAAAGTGATTCACACAATACCGTTGTTGCGATTACGAATGTTGTCACTAAAATCGATGAAGAAAGTTCAACAATTTATAATGCTGGCGAAACCTTCAAGGATATTTCATCATTAGTTAATACGATTAAAAACGACATTCAATCTGTAACAGCTACGATCCAACAAATGTCCTCGAGCTCACAACAACTGGTTGATACAACAAATATCACTGTCGATGCACTCCAGGTAACAAACAACAATTCACAAAGCATCGCTGCTTCGATGCAGGAGCAATCCGCATCTACAGAAGAAATGCTGAGTATCACGGTTGAATTAAATGACCTGATTAACCATTTAACACAACAAATTCGTCATTTCAAATTATAA
- a CDS encoding DUF2075 domain-containing protein has protein sequence MSAIEILSWPFKSESMDNINRDEQFLNYPVIYVLNGNKEAYIGETVYFKKRMKAHLKSRKNIDRINLIKHDTFNRSATFHLETKLINYFLGDEKYTLQNKSKTVNDFTHNYHNKPYYDQDLFKELWKKLHEQKLVDHELHVIENKDIFKLSPFKELSIEQQDLKEKVLAFCEKQVKASSGEYGSLLVIEGEAGVGKSVVISSIFNTIQEQKSEASSNLYETKNYLVVHHEEMLKTYKDIARQVKHLSVSSFEKPTKLINKLDKENQKVDVVLVDEAHLLLTKPDKFNSFQYENHLEELLKRAKVVIVIFDQDQVLKFKSLWGVAKLEEMKKLSTSAEVYPLTNQFRMKANDAVINWINQFKSKVLLPLPKDDKYELKIFKTMEEMHAAIIAKNQEFGLSRVVSTFDYLHKKDGETYYVTESNGEYKLPWNSTGSTKAWAEEKATINEVGSIYTIQGFDLNYVGVVLGPSVQYDAAKDEIVIDTSKYMDKGAYTGSEGIQNIAEAKEKIVLNSINILMKRGIHGLYIYASDKALREKLLNDQKATRKNCPIQR, from the coding sequence ATGTCAGCAATTGAAATCCTATCATGGCCATTCAAATCAGAAAGCATGGATAATATTAATCGAGACGAACAATTTTTGAACTATCCGGTTATTTACGTTTTGAATGGAAACAAAGAAGCTTACATAGGGGAAACCGTATATTTTAAAAAACGTATGAAGGCACATTTGAAATCTCGAAAAAATATTGATCGTATTAATCTTATAAAGCACGATACCTTTAATCGTTCCGCAACGTTTCATTTGGAAACAAAGCTAATAAATTATTTTTTAGGGGATGAGAAATATACACTTCAAAATAAAAGTAAAACGGTAAATGATTTCACCCACAACTATCACAACAAACCATATTATGATCAAGACTTATTTAAAGAGCTTTGGAAAAAGCTACATGAACAAAAGCTTGTTGACCATGAGCTCCATGTTATTGAAAATAAGGACATTTTTAAGCTGTCTCCGTTCAAAGAATTATCTATCGAACAGCAAGATTTAAAAGAAAAGGTACTAGCATTTTGCGAGAAACAAGTAAAAGCATCTTCTGGTGAATATGGCAGCCTACTTGTGATTGAAGGCGAAGCAGGTGTAGGGAAAAGTGTCGTGATAAGTTCGATTTTTAATACGATTCAAGAACAAAAGAGTGAAGCTTCATCAAATCTATATGAAACAAAAAATTACTTAGTTGTTCATCATGAAGAAATGCTAAAAACCTATAAAGACATCGCACGCCAAGTGAAGCATCTGAGTGTATCAAGCTTTGAAAAACCTACGAAATTAATTAACAAGTTGGATAAAGAAAATCAAAAAGTAGATGTCGTTTTAGTCGATGAAGCACATCTTTTATTAACGAAGCCTGATAAGTTCAATAGTTTTCAATATGAAAATCATCTTGAGGAGCTATTAAAACGGGCAAAGGTAGTCATTGTGATTTTTGATCAAGACCAAGTGTTAAAGTTTAAAAGCTTGTGGGGCGTTGCGAAATTAGAGGAAATGAAAAAGCTAAGCACAAGTGCAGAAGTGTACCCTTTAACGAACCAGTTTCGTATGAAAGCAAATGACGCTGTAATCAATTGGATTAATCAATTTAAATCTAAGGTGTTACTCCCTCTTCCAAAAGATGATAAGTACGAACTGAAAATATTTAAGACAATGGAAGAAATGCATGCAGCAATCATTGCAAAAAACCAGGAGTTTGGTTTGAGCCGTGTTGTATCGACGTTTGATTATTTACATAAAAAAGACGGTGAAACGTATTACGTAACGGAATCGAATGGAGAATATAAGCTGCCGTGGAATTCAACAGGGAGCACTAAAGCATGGGCAGAAGAAAAGGCGACCATCAATGAAGTCGGCTCGATTTATACGATTCAAGGCTTTGACCTAAATTATGTAGGCGTTGTACTTGGGCCATCTGTTCAATATGATGCAGCGAAAGATGAAATTGTTATTGATACAAGTAAATATATGGATAAGGGAGCGTATACAGGCTCTGAAGGTATACAAAATATTGCTGAAGCAAAAGAAAAAATCGTGTTAAATTCAATTAATATTTTAATGAAACGCGGGATTCATGGACTGTATATTTACGCGAGTGATAAGGCATTACGCGAGAAGTTATTAAACGACCAAAAAGCTACGAGAAAAAATTGTCCAATTCAGAGATGA
- a CDS encoding methyl-accepting chemotaxis protein, with protein sequence MNVLKNLKVKSKLLIIVSIGIIISLAIATLSYYQVQSMSKDIETIYEEKFIPNDWLGNAVAVNLRINTIIIEMISAETLQEKQNLYDEINNGIDKVYADFEKYENLPLTAEEKGKLEQFYTTVNSLADDQEQVMQLALAGNNEASYQLYREKVKNSRMELVSILQQLQQFKVTQTEQIVAESIASANTNKMRNAFINLGSLTLLIIFSLSVSRMVTNPLKQLREQLQKAQNGDFTIQGSYQSKDELGQLTIAFNETFQSIRDAMKKVQSSSSHVDQTSKQLMLNVEESSSAAEHVVSSIQEISAGAEQTQHRLEENAIVINRVASGFTMIHENIREVENLVSTAIKEANEGSTIVGENLEQMKQIKDSIQQSNRVVQALANQVGEVDEILKVIDSISQQTNLLALNAAIEAARAGEHGKGFAVVADEVRKLAEQSIEATKSVGTILTNIKGDTAQSVEIMNVVYNEADNGLEITENTARKFQDILTNTSEVAPVLNQTAASVEHIVDDFETFTQSAAEILSIAENNSKNCEMVSAASEEQAASMEDMQQSSQSLANVATELNDVVKRFTL encoded by the coding sequence ATGAACGTTCTAAAAAATTTAAAAGTTAAGAGTAAGCTATTAATAATTGTTTCTATTGGAATAATTATTTCATTAGCAATTGCGACATTATCGTATTATCAAGTGCAATCGATGTCGAAGGATATAGAAACCATTTATGAAGAAAAGTTTATACCGAACGATTGGCTGGGTAATGCGGTTGCGGTAAACTTACGCATTAATACGATCATTATTGAAATGATATCAGCTGAAACACTCCAGGAAAAACAAAACTTATATGACGAAATTAACAATGGCATTGACAAAGTATACGCAGATTTTGAAAAATACGAGAACTTGCCATTAACAGCGGAGGAAAAAGGTAAGCTTGAACAATTTTATACAACAGTTAATAGTTTAGCGGATGACCAAGAACAGGTGATGCAGTTAGCGTTAGCGGGGAATAATGAGGCATCGTATCAGCTATATCGTGAAAAGGTTAAAAATTCACGCATGGAGCTAGTGTCGATTTTACAACAATTACAGCAGTTTAAAGTTACGCAAACTGAACAAATTGTTGCTGAGAGTATTGCTTCAGCTAATACAAATAAAATGAGAAATGCCTTTATTAACCTAGGCTCGCTAACGCTTTTAATAATATTTAGCTTAAGTGTTTCACGTATGGTAACAAATCCGTTAAAACAATTACGTGAGCAATTACAAAAAGCACAAAATGGTGATTTTACGATACAGGGCAGCTACCAATCAAAAGATGAATTAGGGCAGTTAACGATTGCATTTAATGAAACGTTTCAATCGATTCGTGATGCAATGAAAAAGGTGCAGTCTTCTTCATCACATGTCGACCAGACGTCAAAACAGCTAATGTTAAACGTTGAAGAATCGAGTTCTGCAGCCGAGCATGTCGTATCGTCGATTCAAGAAATTTCAGCAGGCGCGGAGCAAACGCAACATCGTTTAGAAGAAAATGCAATTGTGATTAACCGTGTTGCGAGTGGCTTTACGATGATTCATGAAAACATTAGAGAGGTAGAGAACCTAGTATCGACAGCCATTAAAGAGGCGAATGAAGGCTCGACGATTGTTGGGGAAAACCTTGAACAAATGAAACAAATTAAGGACTCGATCCAGCAATCAAATCGTGTCGTACAAGCACTCGCTAATCAAGTAGGAGAAGTTGATGAAATTTTAAAAGTAATCGACAGCATTTCCCAGCAAACGAATTTACTGGCGCTAAATGCAGCGATTGAAGCAGCACGCGCAGGTGAACACGGAAAAGGCTTCGCAGTGGTAGCCGATGAAGTACGAAAACTTGCAGAACAATCAATTGAAGCTACGAAATCAGTCGGTACGATTTTAACAAATATTAAAGGCGACACAGCACAGTCTGTTGAAATTATGAATGTCGTATATAACGAGGCCGATAATGGGTTAGAAATTACAGAAAATACTGCGCGCAAGTTCCAAGATATTTTAACAAATACATCAGAAGTAGCGCCGGTATTAAATCAAACAGCTGCGTCGGTGGAACATATTGTAGACGACTTTGAAACATTTACACAAAGTGCGGCGGAGATTTTATCCATTGCTGAAAATAATTCGAAAAACTGCGAAATGGTATCGGCCGCATCTGAAGAGCAGGCCGCATCTATGGAGGATATGCAGCAATCTAGCCAAAGCTTAGCCAATGTCGCAACAGAATTAAACGATGTTGTGAAACGGTTTACACTTTAA
- a CDS encoding helix-turn-helix transcriptional regulator produces the protein MSIQIYILSKLMQGDNYPYKLKKELSEPIPFDKMGNLTESKLYYHFDSLTKQGLVEPREIIKEENRPDKQVFAITDKGREQLPLKIYELFEKANKVSDMVVGIVFIRHADKNRIITILEKKIADYYTKQTNLNNMYAQLSENQSLQGNAHYLQSYIHHSIEHEIVWLEKLVEKLQTNII, from the coding sequence ATGTCGATTCAAATTTATATTTTAAGTAAGCTGATGCAAGGTGATAATTACCCGTATAAATTGAAAAAGGAATTATCCGAGCCCATTCCATTCGATAAAATGGGGAATTTGACAGAAAGTAAGCTGTATTATCATTTTGATTCCCTTACAAAACAAGGATTAGTCGAGCCACGAGAAATCATAAAGGAAGAAAACCGCCCGGACAAGCAAGTATTTGCGATCACGGACAAAGGGAGAGAGCAACTTCCATTAAAAATTTATGAATTATTCGAAAAGGCCAATAAGGTATCAGACATGGTTGTCGGCATTGTGTTTATCCGACATGCCGATAAAAACCGGATCATCACTATTTTAGAAAAGAAAATAGCTGACTATTACACAAAGCAAACGAATTTAAATAACATGTACGCACAGCTATCAGAAAACCAGTCACTGCAAGGAAATGCTCATTATTTGCAATCATATATCCATCATTCTATTGAGCATGAAATTGTTTGGTTAGAAAAGCTTGTAGAAAAATTGCAAACAAATATAATTTAA
- a CDS encoding ABC transporter permease, producing the protein MKFKQFMRLQGFGASVFMGIFYAVAMLLIFLLGYTALPGNMDELKVALVNDDKGEAGTQIAEQLAESLPFEITTNISNEKALDKLGDNKYALVIHIPEDFSESAQKGQSAQIDFTVNEASATMVASSMNSVVTEINNQLSASFSTQTAKGVLLNMNVPEEQADEIAKQIEDAYVGNYVIMNDVPDGMHNNMLPMFLTMACYVGAMIAAMQLVQAYNQSRSKASKAKLFGYVQLSALIIAIVSSIFAVGIAFLIADLNTDVIFQVYGQQVLLYMVAFNFCAIFTFLIGEAGMILNIPVLLSQTIANGATMPREMMYSYFDVVSYITPMYHSVQSYSAVMFGSTDQAPFLWGLVAVGVGAVLINALIVTLLHKKQPIEPSPVISK; encoded by the coding sequence ATGAAATTTAAACAGTTTATGCGTTTACAAGGCTTCGGGGCGTCTGTTTTCATGGGTATATTCTATGCTGTAGCGATGCTATTAATCTTTTTATTAGGTTACACAGCATTACCAGGAAACATGGATGAGTTAAAAGTTGCGCTTGTAAATGATGATAAAGGCGAAGCAGGTACTCAAATTGCCGAGCAGCTAGCAGAAAGCTTACCGTTTGAAATAACAACAAATATTTCGAACGAAAAAGCATTAGATAAATTAGGCGACAATAAATACGCATTAGTTATTCACATTCCAGAAGACTTCTCGGAAAGTGCACAAAAAGGGCAATCGGCACAAATTGATTTCACCGTCAATGAAGCAAGTGCCACAATGGTTGCATCCTCAATGAATTCTGTAGTAACAGAAATCAACAATCAGTTAAGTGCAAGCTTCTCTACACAAACAGCAAAAGGCGTTCTCTTAAATATGAACGTACCTGAGGAGCAAGCTGATGAAATTGCCAAACAAATTGAAGACGCATATGTAGGTAACTATGTCATCATGAACGATGTGCCAGACGGTATGCACAATAATATGCTACCAATGTTTTTAACAATGGCATGTTATGTTGGGGCTATGATTGCCGCGATGCAGTTAGTACAAGCATACAATCAAAGCCGTAGTAAAGCGTCAAAAGCAAAACTTTTCGGTTATGTACAATTATCAGCATTAATCATTGCGATTGTATCTTCAATTTTTGCAGTAGGGATTGCATTTTTAATTGCCGATTTAAATACAGATGTTATTTTCCAAGTTTACGGTCAGCAAGTGTTACTATACATGGTAGCGTTTAACTTCTGTGCCATCTTCACATTCTTAATTGGTGAAGCAGGTATGATTTTAAATATTCCTGTACTACTGTCACAAACAATTGCCAACGGTGCGACAATGCCGCGTGAGATGATGTATAGCTATTTCGATGTTGTAAGCTACATCACACCAATGTACCATTCCGTGCAATCATACTCTGCGGTGATGTTCGGTTCAACCGATCAAGCACCATTCCTTTGGGGCTTAGTAGCAGTAGGCGTAGGCGCAGTGCTAATTAATGCATTAATCGTCACGCTTTTACACAAAAAGCAGCCAATCGAGCCATCACCAGTCATTTCTAAGTAA
- a CDS encoding ABC transporter permease: MRLFKEKLAWAAPIAVILIIALFSVNLFAQGDPQVRNLPVAFIVNDEGQHVDAVKAAVEQMGKGVDGAEPVLAFTTENEADIEQLFADKEYYAAFVIPEGYNDTLQNALTNNEAATLKVYLNQGFNAQGSNVAKTALNGLIAQINSQYSTSFVEQMGDKKIDATQAAVLVNPIVAQEQVFNEITASTANGSAPVLMAVPAWVGALIGGFVLFLTTSGILKREMLTRKETIELMFGQILFGVIIALFSGFTVATLAQIAGINMPGYWVVALFVSFAAFCFYLLVSAITAWVGKPAITLLMVVMLLGMGVLMTPQEMLPDFFVNFIRPWIPLRFASEGLRDIFYFGSGFYTGASFNTILGIGVVGFVVYGLSIFKPVKKA; the protein is encoded by the coding sequence TTGAGACTATTTAAAGAAAAACTAGCATGGGCCGCTCCCATCGCTGTTATACTAATTATCGCGCTATTTTCGGTGAACTTATTCGCGCAAGGCGATCCACAGGTAAGAAATTTACCAGTCGCATTTATCGTTAATGATGAAGGGCAACATGTAGACGCGGTAAAAGCTGCAGTCGAACAAATGGGTAAAGGTGTAGACGGGGCTGAGCCAGTACTTGCATTTACTACGGAAAACGAGGCCGACATTGAACAATTATTTGCGGATAAAGAATACTACGCAGCATTCGTTATTCCAGAAGGTTATAATGATACCTTACAAAATGCGTTAACGAATAATGAAGCCGCAACATTAAAAGTATATTTAAACCAAGGCTTTAATGCGCAAGGTTCAAATGTTGCAAAAACAGCTTTGAATGGCCTAATTGCACAAATTAACAGTCAGTATTCAACAAGCTTTGTTGAACAAATGGGCGATAAAAAAATCGATGCAACACAAGCTGCAGTTTTAGTAAATCCAATTGTGGCACAAGAACAAGTATTTAATGAAATTACCGCTTCAACAGCAAATGGTAGTGCGCCAGTATTAATGGCAGTACCAGCTTGGGTAGGGGCGTTAATCGGTGGATTTGTCTTATTCTTAACAACATCAGGTATTTTAAAACGTGAAATGCTTACACGTAAAGAAACGATTGAATTAATGTTTGGTCAGATTTTATTCGGTGTAATCATCGCATTATTCTCAGGCTTTACAGTAGCAACACTTGCACAAATCGCAGGAATTAATATGCCAGGCTATTGGGTAGTGGCGTTATTCGTATCCTTTGCGGCATTCTGCTTCTACTTACTAGTATCTGCCATTACGGCATGGGTCGGCAAGCCAGCGATTACCTTATTAATGGTTGTAATGCTGTTAGGTATGGGTGTATTAATGACACCACAAGAAATGTTACCAGACTTCTTTGTAAACTTCATTCGTCCATGGATTCCACTACGCTTCGCATCTGAAGGCTTACGTGATATCTTCTACTTCGGTAGCGGCTTCTACACAGGTGCTTCATTCAATACGATTTTAGGTATTGGGGTTGTTGGGTTTGTTGTTTACGGATTATCAATCTTTAAACCGGTAAAAAAGGCATAA
- a CDS encoding TetR/AcrR family transcriptional regulator C-terminal domain-containing protein, whose product MSIYIEKNRKTKQLIQQSFIQLLAEKPFDSITVGDISKVASINRGTFYLHYLDKYDLLDKIEQQLFENLGNHIDELQSRYLATQNFQEHQEQLAASLFGSIQAQAPLLKIFLSHHGRAGFHFRFRDAFSQKVRVNLEQNEAIQSRLNLSMDYFLAFITSAFLGLVEQWVQNGLDKTPEEMTSLYVNIIRFIQRSEG is encoded by the coding sequence TTGAGTATATATATCGAAAAAAATCGCAAAACGAAGCAGCTTATTCAACAGTCATTTATTCAGCTATTAGCAGAAAAGCCGTTTGATAGTATTACGGTTGGAGATATTTCGAAAGTTGCTAGTATTAACCGCGGAACGTTTTATTTACATTATCTCGACAAATACGATTTACTGGATAAAATCGAACAGCAGCTCTTCGAGAATTTAGGCAATCATATTGACGAATTACAATCACGCTACTTGGCTACGCAAAATTTCCAAGAGCATCAAGAGCAACTTGCCGCATCTCTTTTTGGCTCGATTCAAGCGCAAGCTCCGCTCCTGAAAATTTTCTTAAGCCACCATGGCCGCGCTGGGTTTCACTTTCGATTCCGCGATGCCTTTTCACAAAAAGTACGGGTAAACCTCGAGCAAAACGAAGCGATTCAAAGTCGACTCAACCTGTCGATGGATTATTTTCTAGCGTTCATCACATCTGCCTTTTTAGGACTGGTGGAGCAGTGGGTACAAAACGGGCTCGACAAAACACCGGAAGAGATGACGTCGCTTTATGTTAATATTATTCGGTTTATCCAGAGAAGTGAGGGATAA
- a CDS encoding HNH endonuclease, which produces MLKKFSQKSGQLLNGAISTTGNLLSKGVEKTGYDKPAEWIKEASDKAGRATEASLSLTGQVAEGAYKTAKGQIQKDSNTRADGVDELKGAGKSLVKGIGGFLKEGATSSYETASGLITKDYGRAKNGAWRLSQLAAVSIFAISVVDLLDGADAVQAESIQAMNATLEGDVHPETGVAFERAVVEHNGNVISDVFPVFESSFTAELSSEQYLQSDSLHFKEANIQLAVAISDNPSLAHELGLSTTDVQLLAHNITPDGYTWHHHEQPGVLQLVESEAHNETAHTGGRVIWGGGSAYR; this is translated from the coding sequence ATGCTTAAAAAATTCTCACAAAAGTCAGGTCAACTTTTAAACGGCGCAATTTCTACTACAGGGAATTTACTTAGTAAAGGCGTTGAAAAAACCGGCTACGATAAGCCCGCAGAGTGGATTAAAGAGGCGTCTGATAAAGCAGGGCGCGCTACAGAAGCGAGTCTTTCGTTAACTGGACAAGTTGCGGAAGGCGCATACAAAACGGCAAAAGGACAAATCCAAAAAGATTCAAACACGAGAGCTGATGGTGTCGATGAACTAAAGGGCGCGGGAAAATCGCTCGTTAAGGGCATTGGTGGCTTTTTAAAAGAAGGGGCAACAAGCTCCTATGAAACAGCTTCTGGGCTAATTACAAAAGACTATGGCCGCGCAAAAAATGGCGCATGGCGCTTATCTCAATTAGCGGCTGTATCGATTTTCGCTATTAGTGTAGTGGATCTTTTAGACGGTGCGGACGCGGTACAAGCAGAAAGTATACAGGCAATGAACGCAACACTTGAAGGCGATGTACATCCTGAAACAGGCGTGGCATTTGAACGCGCTGTCGTCGAGCATAATGGCAACGTGATTTCCGATGTGTTCCCCGTTTTTGAAAGTAGCTTTACTGCGGAATTAAGCTCGGAACAATACTTACAGTCAGATTCATTACATTTTAAAGAGGCTAATATACAGCTAGCAGTGGCGATTTCTGACAATCCGTCACTTGCACATGAGCTTGGCCTTTCAACAACTGATGTTCAGTTACTTGCGCACAACATTACACCCGATGGCTATACATGGCATCACCACGAACAGCCTGGTGTGTTACAGCTTGTGGAGAGCGAGGCGCATAACGAAACTGCACATACAGGAGGCCGCGTGATTTGGGGGGGCGGCAGTGCGTATCGATAA